CAGTCGTTTCATATTCATTCCCGGGGGCGCCCCCGCTCGGCGGCACGCGCCTCGAAGCGCGCGGCGAGCAGTTCAAGCGTGCTCAGAAGGCGACTCTTGGAGTGCGTGCTGAACGGGTCTTCCCCTGCTTGGTTCGTTTGTCCGCCGACCTGCGTCTGCAGTTCGGCAATTCGTTCCTCGATGGCCGGGCGCGATTCAGCCGGCGCGGACGAGAGCAGATACTTGTAAATTTCCAGCGCGCCGCGATTGTCGCCCTGCGACGCCAGCAGCTCCGCCATGGTCCTTGTGCGCAGGCTTCCGCTGTCGGGGCGGACCACGTCCTCTTCGTCAATGTGTCCGTCGATCTCCTCGACTTCAGGCATACTCGGCATGACGGGTTCGGAAGCGGCCTCCGCAGAGGGCGCGGGAAGCGGTTCCCCGACCAACCGGCGCGAAAGAGAGCCGATACCCTCGAAAACCACGTCGGTCCAGTTGATTTTTTCTCCGGAGAGGTTGGCGGAGACCAACATCAGAAAAACCGCCAGATCGCGGTTTTCCTTCGTGAGGCTCCTGG
This DNA window, taken from Desulfovibrio oxyclinae DSM 11498, encodes the following:
- a CDS encoding tetratricopeptide repeat protein, producing MKAKIEWYQEVLSLEPGSKVFFPLAKLFVELGNLDDAAVTLRKGLDRHPDFFEARLLLIHVLTELGREEEVHSHLDRAVSPLRENQSFWRNWARSLTKENRDLAVFLMLVSANLSGEKINWTDVVFEGIGSLSRRLVGEPLPAPSAEAASEPVMPSMPEVEEIDGHIDEEDVVRPDSGSLRTRTMAELLASQGDNRGALEIYKYLLSSAPAESRPAIEERIAELQTQVGGQTNQAGEDPFSTHSKSRLLSTLELLAARFEARAAERGRPRE